DNA sequence from the Candidatus Zixiibacteriota bacterium genome:
CTCGTTCACCAATCGGTCAAGCAACCTATCCAAGCTCAGAGGTTGGACGATCTCCGTTTTGTAGCGGCTTGACTCGTACTCGTCCTTGGCAACGGACCTAAGCAGCACCTCCACAGTATCCTTGTAGTCGGCAGAGATGTATTGAGGCTTGTAGCTGACCTCTATTCCGAGAGCAAGAAGGTCACCCGAGTCAAGTTTGAGCTGTCCTGCGAGAAGCTTGATGAAGGTCGTCTTGCCAATCCCGTTGGGACCGAGTATTCCAACGACCTCACCCTTGTGATTCTCACCCTGCTCAGCTTCAAGCGCGAAACTCTGAAGCGTTTTGTGCATGGGCGGCCATCGCAAGACAACGTCACTTGCACTCCACGATGCTGAGGGAGGCTTGACGTGGAATCGTACTGCCCATAAGAATAAAACCAGCCGTCCACTCCCAGAAAGCCGAGCCCGCCGCCGTTGCTCTTCTCGTAAATAAGGGGAGAACCGACTCCCACACCTCCTGCCGCGATTGGAAATCCATATAGCAGCTCCGGCCCGAAGGCATAACAGTTGCCATTTGATGTGACTATGACAACATCCTGATGATGATCGCCGTTAATATCAGCCACGACCGGCGCCGCGATGACAAAGTCATTCGTATAGGCGCGGTCGATCGTCAGCGGGAAATCGGCCAAAGATAGAAAATGCCTGTCCAGGGCGAAAATCTTATTCTTGCCGCCAGCAATAATATCCGCATAACCGTCGCCATCAATATCGGCCAGTACCGGATTGACATAGAGAGAGTCGTGAAGTCCAATTTGCCCATAAAGGGAGAATGACGGACGCGCCAAAGTGGTATCTACCCGAATTGCCTTGATAATTCCCTCGGGCGAAGCCACAATTACCTCCGGCAGAGAATCCCGGTCCAGATCGACGCAGACCGGCCCCAGAATGAAATACCCATCGAGGTTGAAGCTAGCAGTGTCTCCTGCAGACAAATCTATAGTGTACAATCTCACGCCCGCGGAATCTCCCGCAATAATCGCCACGTCCTTTCCCGTATTGGTAATCCCGAATAATTCTTTTTCACGGATAATAGGTGAAGCCGGAAAAGGCCGTCCACTAATTGAATCAATATTGGCCATTCTCACATAGCCTAAAGGCACATTTCTATCATTTTCAAACGCCAACAACTTATTGCTCAATATCATCAGCGCTACGATTGGATGCGACATAGAGGTTGTCGGGAACATCAGGTCAGCCTGGCCGTCGCCATTTTGGTCGGCCGTTTTATAGATATGGATTTCAGTTGAAGCTCCGACGGCAACATATTGTTGGTCGGGGCCGTTCCCAAAATCGCCCACGACCGGTCCTGCAGTTATACTGTATTGACGGGTTCGTGCAAAAAGCGGCACCTCATAAACGCCCTGACCACTGTACGAAAAAGTTGTATCATAATAAGGCGGTCCGGGTGTCAGGGAATCCTCACCATTATCCTCGAGAACCAGAATATTCCTGTTGGATGCCGCAATTATTTCCGGGCGGCCATCATCATCGACATCGGCCGCAACAGGCGAAAGGCCGAAAACAGGGTAGCCGGCCCGCTGTGGAAATCCCGGCGAGATGAATCCATTCTCCAGGTCGAAAGTCATGGTCGTATCCTGAGAGGAGATATTAGTAATATAAGTATGACTATTGACACCATAATATCCAATCGATGGAGGATTGGTATTTGGTGTGAACGAAGTACTATTTCCCAGATAGTACATGTCCTGCTGAGCGCCGAATCCGGCATAGTAATTGCCGCCGAAATTGACCAGGCCGTCGGCCTCCATTAATTCGATAAAGCGATGGGTGGGATCAACCTGCAGACGGTTTGCCTCAAAATTGCTTATCCCCTGATTGTTAAGCATGGCGGCCACCCGCTCATCAACATGCCAGATCAAAATCCCGGAGCCGGGCAGAAGAATATCGTATTCACCCGTAAATTGTCGATTTAGATCGATCGGGCCTATAATGACCGAAGTGGCACTATCGGCCAGAAGGGCATCCTGCGCATTATCAACATCGACCCGGCGGTTCTCGATCAGATAATACTCAAACTCCGAAATTGGCACCTTGGCTACCTTGATTCCCTCTTTGAGCATTTCGGCCGCCACCACCGGGATATTTGTTCCCTGTCGAAAGAGCACCGGCTGCTCAAATCCCAGGAAGCAGCGCGACCAGGCATCGGGATAGACCGGCAGGCAGCCAAACACCCGACCGACGCGGAATCCGAAGTCGAGTCCGGTGCCGAAGCCGTTGTTATCCATGAGCGAAAAGTCTCCCACCTGAGTGAAAAAATTGCTGGTGTTGTACAGGTCAACCAAACCGAGTTGATGTCCGAATTCATGCGCCAGAACCGCATTCATCGCGGTGGCGCGGCCGTCCTGAGATGCCGCCTCGGGAAAAATAACCACGCTTGATATCTTAGTCGAATCGGTACCGCTCTTATCAACATAAAGCGGCTCCCCGAGGAAAACATTCCCGGTATAGAGATCCGATTCTGTCAGTGGAAATCCAATATCGTTCTGACGATCGGAGCCGGCATGGAAGCAGAAATATGAATCATAGTCGGCAAAACGTAAACCCGGCTCGGCCGTATCGACCAATTTGATGGCATCATCAAAAAATTCCACCAGGCCGATATAAGGATCTTTGGAGCCATAGTATCCCATGGTGTGCGGGAGATGATAGAAAGAGTCGCTGACCTGCGGGTAAACATCTCCGATGATAACCAGTTTCCGGTCGGAGACATCAGCCCAATAATTATTCAGCGCCTCCAGGTGTTTTTCGAAATACCTCGCCACATGCGGCGAAGGATCGATCATATGTCCTTCCTGATTGAAGAAAGTCAGGGTATCCCGCATGTCGAATTTGCCGCGTCCTGTCGTCAGTGGGTCATCGGGGTTTTCATATTGGAAATCGAGACGCAGAGCCAGAACTCTGATAGTATCTACGCCTGCCGCTACGGAGGATGACAACTTGGGCAGTGACCAGGGTTTTTCCCGCTCAAGATTAAGGATGTTTTGGGCGGCCGACGGCGAATAAAAACCGCTCTGCACGACGCGATGGTCCCTGGTATCGACCGGACGTTTCTCGATGGATAGAGGATACAGAACCTTGCCCTCTTCCGACCTGGCGATCATGCCGAATAATAAGAGGATACTCAGCAGGCGCAGGAATCCAATTCCCAGTTTCATTCCCATTTTTCCTACCTTTTTCAGGGCCACATTCGCCTACATTTCAATCTTTAAAGAGAACCTGGCGGTATTGGCCAGCGGAACCTGGTCATTCGAGGGAATATAGGCAAAATCAAACTGGAATATTTTATAGGCCAGGCCGAAGCCGAAAGTGGGGGTTTTGATCTGCCCATCCTGGTCATAAATATATCCGCCGCGGAGCGCAATAAATGAACCATACCAGTACTCCAGGCCGCCGTTGAGAACAACCTCTTTCAACTCCTGCGAAAATCCATCCCCTATGTTTACCAGAGATTTATTGGCCTCCACTGTAACCAGCGCTTTGTTATAGTTTGATTCAATAAATTTCCAGGCCAGACCGACCGCCAGATTCCTCGGCAGCGGGTCGGATTGAGAAACATCGATATAGGATATATCCGGGCCGAGATTGGTGACCGCTGCCCCCAGCGATATCCGCCGGTGCAACCTATAAAGAATGCCGGCATCCAGGGCCAGGCCGGTCGATGTCCCGTTTCCCTTTTCGCGTCCCGAGCCAAGCGAAGAAAGGTGGGAGTAAATTATCTTGGCCGACAGACCGCCGCTTAAAGAGGGTGACAGAGCCGTACCGTAGGAGAGAGTCATGGCCGCGTCAAAAGCAGAAAAATCGCCGAGAATATCATTGTTTTCGTCCGTCCTGATGATTCGGCCATAAGAGAGAAAGGTCAGATTACCGCCGACCGTTCCCCACCCCTCAACGTTTTTGACATAAGAGAGGAACTCATAATAGATGTCGCTGGCCAGTTCGGGCAACCAGTTGACATGCATCAACGAGAGTTCGCTCCTGGCTCCGGCCAGTACCATTATTTTGTCATCGGTCACATACCAGGCATCGCTCCCGCGTTCTTCAATGCCGATAGTATTCTTCTGGCCCAATTGCTCGGCATTGTACCGCGACCAGCGGCCATCGTACCAGATGGTGCCGCTTTCGGTAGCGAAGAACACCCGGTTGTTTATCAACCGAATGCCGTTGATCTTCGCTCCGGCCGGGTTGGCATAGAGCATGATGGACTGCCCGGCGCTGATCGTATCGGATTCCAATTCATTGGCCGCTCTTATATTTATCGCCAGCCTTTCGGCACGGCTGGAATCACCTTTTACCCGTTCCAGAGCCAGATTATAGACGGTCTGGTTGGCCTCCGGTTTGTACTCACGATAACCGTAGCGATCCCATTTCTTGCCCGAAAAGCGCAGCAGTCCCGATTCCGTCCCGATCCAGATGCCATTGCGTTCATCCCAGGCCATCGCGGTTATCCCCTGTTTGAAGCCGGCCGTATATGGAATTCTCAGCTTCTTGCCGGGGGTGCTCTCCTTGGGAATCACAGCGGAGTCGATTATAATCGGCGCTCCCGCGGAATCAAGGCTCTCGCGATAAGCCTCAACCACGCCAAGTTGGTTGATAAGCTGGCTGATTTTGACGCCATTGGCGGGGGGTTCTTTTTCTTCCGGCACGGCACCGGGCACGTTCAGGGCCGAGAACTTGGCCAGATATATTTCCTTTTCGCTCGGTGTTCCATACAGTTTCATGTTTTCATAAAGAGAAGAGTCCGTCTCGCCCAGGATGTCATTATAATCGTAGTAATTTTCCCATGATTTGCCGTTGAAATGGTAGAGGTCGCTATCGATCACCGCCCAGACATTTTTGTCATTTGCAATCGCAATCCCCTGGACCGGTTTCTCGGGGAGCCCGGCGGCATCTCCCCCGCCAAAGTATCGGAACGCGCCAGCATCATAGACCACCAGCCCGCGATCCGTACCTATATAAGCTTTTTTCTCATGCAGTGTCACCATCATGATATTATCGGTCGGCAAGCCTTCGTTGATTCCGAATCTCTGCCAGTTTCGGCCGTTATAGCGATACAGCCCGGAGTCGGTGGCCAGCCAGAGATTGTTATCATCAGCGGCGATGTCGCGGGGGGTTCCTTCAAATATAATATTAAACGGAACAGTCAACTGTTCGGGAAAGGCCTTGCTCTTGGATTTTTCGAGGGCAAACAGAATCTTGTCGGCTTCACCTTCCGTTATGGCCGAATCCTTGATTGCATTGCGATAAAGGCCTTCCGCCCTTTCAAAGGATTGCCAATCCACCAGGCACCGATTATAGGCATCATGAAGAGTGGCAAAAGCGGTATCGAACTCGAATTTCCCCTTATAATTTTCGCCCAAGCCCGCCAATACGCCTTCTTTGAGGGAGTCAATTCTTTCCACCGGATAGGGGTTATTAGCCGATCCTAGCTTCTCCAGAAGAGCGGGCATCTTCGCCTCAGCCGCTTCGCCGGCCAGTCCCACATACTGCCTGAGAACCGATTCGGCTGTCTGGTCGGCGCTGGTTTCGATTATGTCCGACATAGCCCATTTATCCTGATTGCTTATCATAAAAGAGGCATAGAGGGACGAACCCTGGGCGGCACCGGGCCTGGTGCCGAATTCGGAGGAGTTTTTAACCAGCCCTTTGGCGGTCAGTGCCCAGATATCGAATCTCTTATAATCCAGGTTGGAGGATTCGTTCTTGAAAACGACCATCTTCTTCAATGGTTGGATATCTTTGGGAATACTTATCTCGAACCATTTATTCGACAACGGATATGTCCCAAGACCGGCCGGATTCCAGTGTGTGGCGGTGGCATCATCTGCAACCGCCACGAAGGCCTCGCCCATTCCCGCCGCCCGGGCACCAGCCGCTATACGCAGAAACAACACGGCGGCTTCGGAGACGGCATAGGAATTGACGTGACTTGCCAGTACAATCACGGCCGCTATGAGAATAGTAAATGATTTTCGCATCAGAAAACCTCCACGGGGATTTAATTAACAACTACAACTTTTCCAAAGGATTCAACCGCATCCTCGGACTGATCCGAGAGAGCGGTCAGTTTATATATATAGACTCCGGTGGCAACCCGATCGCCGTCGCCATCGCGGCCGTCCCAGGTGAAAAACTCGTGATAATCGGCCGAAACCGAGTTTTGCTCATAACTCATGATCTTCTTACCCGACAGAGTGAATATCCTCAGACTGACCTTCCGAGCCGGAGATGACAGAACAAATGAAAAGGTCGTCTTCTCCATCATCGGATTGGGATAATTCAGCAAATCGGCAATCATAAGCTTTCCTGATTCCAGCACTTCCGCCATGAATTCCACGCTTGAGGAGTTATTGGCATTATCCCAGGCCTTTACTTTAAAGCTGTGCAGACCGGGTACCAACAATTCGGGCGTATAACCTATCTCACCCAGGGAGTAACTGCCCGGTCGGTACTGAAATAAATCGGTCAAATTGAGGACATTCTCCACTTTATTATCGATAACAAGCATAATTCCGTGTCCCGAACCGCCGGTAAGATTGAGACCAGAAGAGTCGGAGATGGTTAATTCAAGTCGATCACCGGGAATAATTCGGTCACCGGAAACAAAATTCCGGCGTCCGGCGAAAGTATATTCAATCGTAGGCCCGATCGAATCTCCGGAAACGGTGACTCCGGCCGAAACCGGTATTGAATCAGCCAACCCAAAAGCATCGGTCGAGGCGCCGAAACCATAGGTCGAAATCTTGGCTCCTTTTCCGCCATATCCGATATCAAGCGGGGCGATAAAGGAGAAACCGAAATTGCCGGCCGATAGAGTGGTTGTGCCGCGATAAATCATCGGTCCAATGAGAGAATAGATAACGGTATCAACGACATCTCCAAAATTATTAACGACTTTATGAGTCTTCTTTATTTCGGAATCATAAACAAACAGATCCAGGGCGCCGTCAAGATTGACATGGGCACCGGAAATTTTATCGACCACTTCACCGGTCACATCATGGC
Encoded proteins:
- a CDS encoding PorV/PorQ family protein, producing MRKSFTILIAAVIVLASHVNSYAVSEAAVLFLRIAAGARAAGMGEAFVAVADDATATHWNPAGLGTYPLSNKWFEISIPKDIQPLKKMVVFKNESSNLDYKRFDIWALTAKGLVKNSSEFGTRPGAAQGSSLYASFMISNQDKWAMSDIIETSADQTAESVLRQYVGLAGEAAEAKMPALLEKLGSANNPYPVERIDSLKEGVLAGLGENYKGKFEFDTAFATLHDAYNRCLVDWQSFERAEGLYRNAIKDSAITEGEADKILFALEKSKSKAFPEQLTVPFNIIFEGTPRDIAADDNNLWLATDSGLYRYNGRNWQRFGINEGLPTDNIMMVTLHEKKAYIGTDRGLVVYDAGAFRYFGGGDAAGLPEKPVQGIAIANDKNVWAVIDSDLYHFNGKSWENYYDYNDILGETDSSLYENMKLYGTPSEKEIYLAKFSALNVPGAVPEEKEPPANGVKISQLINQLGVVEAYRESLDSAGAPIIIDSAVIPKESTPGKKLRIPYTAGFKQGITAMAWDERNGIWIGTESGLLRFSGKKWDRYGYREYKPEANQTVYNLALERVKGDSSRAERLAINIRAANELESDTISAGQSIMLYANPAGAKINGIRLINNRVFFATESGTIWYDGRWSRYNAEQLGQKNTIGIEERGSDAWYVTDDKIMVLAGARSELSLMHVNWLPELASDIYYEFLSYVKNVEGWGTVGGNLTFLSYGRIIRTDENNDILGDFSAFDAAMTLSYGTALSPSLSGGLSAKIIYSHLSSLGSGREKGNGTSTGLALDAGILYRLHRRISLGAAVTNLGPDISYIDVSQSDPLPRNLAVGLAWKFIESNYNKALVTVEANKSLVNIGDGFSQELKEVVLNGGLEYWYGSFIALRGGYIYDQDGQIKTPTFGFGLAYKIFQFDFAYIPSNDQVPLANTARFSLKIEM